A window of Candidatus Thermoplasmatota archaeon genomic DNA:
GCGTCAAGCCAGTTGATGGCGCCGCAGAGCCCCAGCCGCTCGGGCGTGACGATGCATACATGGCCTGGGGCGAAGCTCTGGCAGAGCGTGCAGGTGTAGAAGATGTCCACGTTCTCATCCGTCAGGTTCGCGATCCTCGCGTCCCTCTCGGCATAGAATCCCTTGGCCTCATCAAGATGCTTCCTCAGCTCCGCCTCGTCCGTGACGATGTCGACCTCGATCTTGGACACGATGGCGCCGAACTCCTGCTTGAGCTTCGTAGCCAGGATGTCGCCGAAGTGCTTCAGCCTGAGGCCCGCCTTCACGGATGTCTTGCTCAGCCTTATCCAGAGGAGGTTCCTCTGACCAGTGTGCCAAGCGCCCTCGGCGAAGTTGACGAACTGGTGGATCCTGCGCTCAAGCACGGACTCGAAGTCCTTCTGCATGTTCTTGCCGTAGACCCTGACGAAGATGCCCAGGTGAGTTGTGGAGCCCTCTGGCATCTGGTCGACGTCCTTGCCGATGAGCGTGATCTTCCCGTCCGTGACCTCCTCCGACGGACACATCTTCAGCAGCTCGAACGCGAGTGTCTTGGATGGTCCGCCCGCCTCGATATACATGTCCGGCCGCCTGATGGTCTCTCCCTCGAATGCGGGACCGTAGGGCACGGGCAGGTTCATCGCCCCGAGCTTGATGTGGCAGCCGCGGACCTCGATCGCCGTGGCGATCATCTCGTCCATGTTCTTCTGGACGACGTACTTGTCGGGTATGGGCTCGACGTCCTGATCTGTGATGGTCGGCGAGCCGTTGAACATGACTGCGAACTCCGCGGCGACCTTGATGTAGTCCAATGGTCCGAGCTGCAGCACGAAGACCTTGGGCCTCTTGGACAGATAGTTGCGGAGCCCCTCGCGGTCGCCCTTCTGAATGCCTCCGAACGAGAGAGCCGCTCTGATGGCGAAGTTGAGTCCGTGTATTATCTGGGTGAACTCGCCCACCGGGTACAGCATCCTGTCCAGGCCCATGGAGATCTTCTCGTCCTTGAGCTGCTGGATGATGTCATAGGAGGCGACGATGAGCATCCCCTTGTTCTGGCAGTCCCGGATCATCTTCGCGAGCTTCTTCGGATCACTAGCCTTCCCGACGAACACCGCCGCGCCTGGGATGGTGTCGTCGACGAACGCAATACCTAGCTGCCTCAGGATCCTGTCCGGGACGAAACCGCAGTATGGCGTGCCCTCGTATGGTGTGGGGGTCTCGATGTACTTCAGCGCCTCGACCACTTCCGCGGCGATCATAGTCGCT
This region includes:
- the cdhC gene encoding CO dehydrogenase/CO-methylating acetyl-CoA synthase complex subunit beta — translated: MGITDPELERESYCIPKGERIPKEQLFKMAIEGSIIATGYADVLLNRALRKFGPEKKVEFPETGYQLPSLFAWLGKDCSRLGDLPRLLGEARGKIVESPTLENAIASGEATMIAAEVVEALKYIETPTPYEGTPYCGFVPDRILRQLGIAFVDDTIPGAAVFVGKASDPKKLAKMIRDCQNKGMLIVASYDIIQQLKDEKISMGLDRMLYPVGEFTQIIHGLNFAIRAALSFGGIQKGDREGLRNYLSKRPKVFVLQLGPLDYIKVAAEFAVMFNGSPTITDQDVEPIPDKYVVQKNMDEMIATAIEVRGCHIKLGAMNLPVPYGPAFEGETIRRPDMYIEAGGPSKTLAFELLKMCPSEEVTDGKITLIGKDVDQMPEGSTTHLGIFVRVYGKNMQKDFESVLERRIHQFVNFAEGAWHTGQRNLLWIRLSKTSVKAGLRLKHFGDILATKLKQEFGAIVSKIEVDIVTDEAELRKHLDEAKGFYAERDARIANLTDENVDIFYTCTLCQSFAPGHVCIVTPERLGLCGAINWLDAKASFQIAPTGPNNPVPKKEAIDEKKGQWVGVNEVVAEKTHGKLLRFSAYTMMDEPMTSCGCFECIVGVSPDLQGVVVVNREYSGMTPLGMSFSTLAGSIGGGIQTPGFIGVGRKYLVSKKFISADGGFLRIVWMPKDLKEGMKEELNKRAEELGVPDFVSKIADETVARTPDELISWIREKEHPALRMPPMMS